In Oscillospiraceae bacterium, the DNA window GGTGGTCGGCATGTCGTCGGCGTTCCCGCCGCCGCCGAAGAGAGAGAGCGCGGCCTCCTGTGCCTGCTCGGCCTCCTGGGCGCCGTGCACGAGAGACGTGAGCGCGAAGGCCAGGCGCTCCTTCGCGGTGTTGAGCTGCGCCCCCTCCCAGGCCGCCATCGCGTCTATCTCTCCCAGCGGCAGGAACGTCAGTTTTTTGAGGAAAGGGATCACGTCGGCGTCAGCCACATTGCGGAAATATTGGAAAAACTCAAAGGGACTTGTCTTCTCCGGGTCAAGCCAGACGGCGCCCTTCGCGGTCTTGCCCATCTTGATACCTTCCGAGGTGAGCAGCAGCGTGATGGTGAGTCCGTGCGCATCGTGCGCCCGTTTGCGGCGGATGAGCTCCGTACCCGCCAAAATGTTCGACCACTGATCGGCGCCGCCGCACTGGAGGTTGCAGCCGTACCGCTCGTGCAGGCAAAGGAAGTCATACCCCTGCATCAGCATGTAGTTGAACTCCAGGAAATTGAGACCGCGCTCCATTCGCGACCTGAAGCAGTCGGCGGCCAACATGCGGTTGACCGAAAAATGGATACCCACATCGCGCAGAAACTCGATGTAGTTCAGCCCCATCAGCCAGTCGGCGTTGTTCACCATGACGGCTCTGTCCTCCGAGAAGTCGATGAACCGGCCAATCTGTCCTTTGAATTTTTCCGCGTTGGCTCCGATGCGCTCAGCCGTCATCATCTGCCGCAGGTCGGTTCGCCCGCTGGGATCGCCCACCATTGTGGTGCCGCCGCCGATCAGGGCAATGGGCCTGTTGCCGGCACGCTGGAGATGGCGCATCAGAATGAGGGGCAGAAAATGCCCCACATGCAGACTGTCGGCCGTGGGGTCAAACCCGATGTAGAAGACCGCCTTGCCCTCATTCACCAGATCCCGCACCGTGTCGTCCCCGGTGGTCTGCGCGACCAAACCGCGCGCGTTCAGTTCCT includes these proteins:
- the tyrS gene encoding tyrosine--tRNA ligase, which translates into the protein MTVWEELNARGLVAQTTGDDTVRDLVNEGKAVFYIGFDPTADSLHVGHFLPLILMRHLQRAGNRPIALIGGGTTMVGDPSGRTDLRQMMTAERIGANAEKFKGQIGRFIDFSEDRAVMVNNADWLMGLNYIEFLRDVGIHFSVNRMLAADCFRSRMERGLNFLEFNYMLMQGYDFLCLHERYGCNLQCGGADQWSNILAGTELIRRKRAHDAHGLTITLLLTSEGIKMGKTAKGAVWLDPEKTSPFEFFQYFRNVADADVIPFLKKLTFLPLGEIDAMAAWEGAQLNTAKERLAFALTSLVHGAQEAEQAQEAALSLFGGGGNADDMPTTALSQAQFTNGAISVLDMLVACKLAVSKGDARRLVEQGGVEVNGQKADSFGVSYTAEQVRGGLVVKKGKKTFHRVQLSS